Proteins encoded together in one bacterium window:
- a CDS encoding 50S ribosomal protein L25: protein MTEIRIRAQVRQPSKQSGRTVRQAGMVPGVYYSRGGDVRCLQFNRDELQHLLRQEIGVLHVEVDGEDLLCIIREVQRHPVRRDVLHIDLMGVVKGQKIRSRVPVHVVGTAKGIKEGGTLDLVMREIEVECVPMRLPTHIDVDVSELGVGGVIRLGDIHLLDVMIHGDPQTTIAHIIPPRAVVEVTPEVAAAPAEPEVIRERKAEEASEEK from the coding sequence ATGACCGAGATACGAATTCGCGCGCAGGTGCGTCAGCCAAGCAAGCAGTCGGGCCGCACGGTGCGTCAGGCGGGAATGGTGCCGGGAGTATACTACAGCCGCGGCGGGGACGTTCGTTGCCTGCAGTTCAACCGAGACGAACTTCAACACTTGCTGCGGCAGGAAATCGGTGTTTTGCACGTGGAGGTGGACGGGGAAGACCTGTTGTGCATTATTCGCGAGGTGCAGCGGCACCCCGTGCGTCGCGATGTACTGCATATTGACCTGATGGGAGTCGTAAAGGGCCAGAAAATCAGATCTCGCGTTCCCGTACATGTGGTCGGCACCGCCAAGGGCATCAAGGAGGGCGGCACGCTGGACTTGGTGATGCGCGAGATCGAAGTGGAATGCGTTCCGATGCGTCTTCCGACACACATTGACGTAGACGTAAGCGAGCTTGGGGTGGGCGGAGTGATTCGTCTGGGGGATATTCACCTGTTGGACGTGATGATCCACGGGGACCCGCAGACGACTATCGCTCACATTATTCCACCGCGAGCAGTGGTGGAAGTGACGCCGGAAGTGGCGGCCGCGCCTGCCGAGCCGGAGGTGATCCGCGAGCG